Below is a genomic region from Desulfobacter sp..
ATATGGTTTCTCAATTTTTGTCATGACAGGCTCAGGCAAAAAAAAATTCATCCTGCCTCTGGCCCTGATTTTGGGAGCCATTTTTATCGGGCTTGGGATCTTTTACTATGTCAATCATTTACTGACCACCCCCATCACCATTGAAAATATCAATGTGGATGCCAAGGCGGCATTAAAGCTTAATGTTCTTGAGCAGGTCTCCAAAAAGAACGGAATAACCGAATGGAAACTCAAGGCATCCTCTGCCACCTTGCTCAAAGACGAGCAAAAGGCAATTCTCAAAGATGTGGATGTTACTTTTTACACCAAAGAAAAGACCATTGTCCACCTCACCGCAAACCAGGGCGTTTTGAACACCAAAACCCATGATTTAAGCTTTACCGAGAATGTAATCGTCCGTTATCAGGCCTACACTATGAAAAGTGAAACATTGCATTATGACAAAGAACCACATATAATACACACCGATTCAGGGGTGGTGATTGACGATGGCCAATCTGTTCTTGAAGCGGACGCCATGGTAACCAAACTCAATCAGAACCTAATCTTTTTAAAAGGACGTGTAAAAGGAAACTTCAGTGAAAAATTCGATCTACCATAATCCTGGCCTCCCTGGTCTGATCATTTTAGTTTTATCCCTCTGGTTATTTGCTGCCCAGGCGTTTTGCGCCTCAAATGACACAGCAATCTCAGATTCGAATCTTCATGTTGTTTCAGATGAAATGATTGCCGAACAAAACAACTCCATGGTGGAATTTATCGGAAATGTAAAGGCAACAAGGGAAGACTCCATCCTTTTGGCGGATTCTGTAAAGGTTTTTTTTCATACCTCTGAGACCAAAGAAGAGGGACAAAGTAATGTTAAAAAAATTGTGGCCACCGGTAATGTGGAGTATACGGCGGGTGAGCGCAAGGCCTTTGCCGACAAGGCCGTATATACCACCGGAGATGAAATTTTAATACTTACGGGCAAAGCACCCAAACTGATCACGGGTAAAAGCTATGTCACCGGAAAAAAAATTACCCTGTTCAGGCTTGAAGAACGGGTCATGGTAGAAAGCGACGGTCAAAAAAGAGTGCAGGCATTTTTTGATTCCCAGGACCAAAACCAGCCCACAGGCCAACTTAAAAAGAAGAATTAATGAGTCATTTGGTATTGGACAATTTAGTCAAGACCTATTCGGGAAAGACCGTTGTAAACAAGGTCAATCTCACGGTTAAACAAGGAGAGGTAACCGGTCTTCTCGGACCTAACGGTGCCGGCAAAACCACGACCTT
It encodes:
- the lptC gene encoding LPS export ABC transporter periplasmic protein LptC, which encodes MTGSGKKKFILPLALILGAIFIGLGIFYYVNHLLTTPITIENINVDAKAALKLNVLEQVSKKNGITEWKLKASSATLLKDEQKAILKDVDVTFYTKEKTIVHLTANQGVLNTKTHDLSFTENVIVRYQAYTMKSETLHYDKEPHIIHTDSGVVIDDGQSVLEADAMVTKLNQNLIFLKGRVKGNFSEKFDLP